The sequence below is a genomic window from Phoenix dactylifera cultivar Barhee BC4 chromosome 16, palm_55x_up_171113_PBpolish2nd_filt_p, whole genome shotgun sequence.
GTGGCTCTCTGGTCCCTAGGTGAGGACAAGGCCCGGGGCTGGATGGTTTTTTTTCTATCTTCTTCAGAAGGTACTGACACATAATCAGGCAGGATGTGACGGTGGCAGTTCTGCAATTCTTTACCACCTCCAGGTTGCCTCAGGATTGAAGGCAGACTTTCATCACTCTGATCCCGAAGAGATAGGGTCCTACGGAGCCGAGCCATATTCGACCGATCAGTCTCTGTAATACTTTGTATAAAGCCATTGAGAAGATCCTAGTGCACAGACTGAGTATCTTGCCCAGAATCATTAGCCCTGAGCAGGGGGCCTTTGTTAGGGGTGCTGCATCTCCGACAATGTGATGATTGTCCATGAGTTCATGGTCAACCTCCAGCGGGCCTCGGAGGGAGGAGTATGATGGGAGTCAAGCTGGACACAGAGAGAGCTTACGACAAAATGCGATGGAGCTTTGTGGTCCACACTCTAGAGTCCTTCGGTTTTTATCCGGTGTGGGTCAGATGGATCTTGGGCTGCATCCAGTCCTCGTCTTTCGCCATCTTGGTGAATGGCTCCCCCACATGCTACTTCGGCTCCTCGGTGGGGTTGAGACAGGGGTGCCTGCTCTCGCCGCTACTATTTATCACCTGTGCGGATGCACTGTTGAGAGTGCTTCGGCATGCCATGGAGGCTCAGGTGATGGAGGCGTATAGCCCAACACCAAGATCGACTCAGATTTCACACTTGCTCTTTGCCAATGACCGCATGCTGCTGGCCCATTGCGACGAGACGCACTGCGCAGGTGTTCCAAAGAGTTCTTGTGGCGTATTGTGTGGCATCTTGGCAGCAGGTCAACCTGGCCAAGTCAGTCATCCGTTTCAGCCCAAAAATCAAGCTGATGGTGAAGTCTTCCATCATGGAGATCCTGCGGGTAGGAGAGCAGGAGGGCACCTTGGTGTATCTTGGGGTGCCAATTACTGGGCGTCGACTACGCAGGGAAGAGTGTGCCTCCTAGGAGTAGGGCATTAGGCACAAGTTGGAGGGATGGCAGGCGAGCTCTTTTTCCATGATGGGCAGAGTTCTCTAGGTGCGGTCGATCTTCAGTTCAATCCCGATATATCTCTTCTCCAACATCATTGTGCCCCTTGCACCGCTGAGGGTATTCAGGAGCTTCATCTAGAGCCATCAGGGGCAGGAAGAGGTGTTCATCTGCTAGCCTGGGACGTGATCTGTTAGCCGACCAGTGGCGGTGGTTTGGGGGTTCACTCCTTATTAGAGCACCAGGAGGTTCTTGCTACCAGACATGCGGCCGGGTTCCTCCTCGAGCCTGACAGCCTTTGGGGTTCTCTGGTGAGGTACAGGGCTCTGGTGAGGTCTAAGTGCAGGGCTCCGGCCGGGGCGGCTGTTTTCCGCATCGGGCGCTGCAGCTCTATTTGGAGAGAGATTTGTACTCGAGGCCCTTCGATCCTTGCTGCGATTAGGTGGGAGATTGGAGACGGGTAGGCGATTGATATCTCGAGGACAGATGGTTGGCTGAGATGCTGCTAAGTGGGTGGCCCTCATTTCTTGATCCGAGGTGTCTGGCAGGACGCAGAGTCTGTGATCTCTTTGTTCCAAAAGAGCGGAGGTGGGATGAGGGCCTCATTCGGCAAGCCTTTGGGGAGGTCCTAGCTGAAAGTCCTGGCTCTGCCGATACCTATAGAGGTGAGAGCGGATAGGAGGGTCTGGAGTGGCTTTGGGAGGTCGAGAGTAAACTCTTGGGACCTCTACGGCCGAGTGACTAGGGCCCTGACCCATCAATTAGAGGGGTCGGATCTGGAGGTTGTGCATCCACCTCCGGGGGGCCATGTTCATCTGCAAGGTAGCTTGAGGGTGTTTGGCGACCAGGAGTGTATTGACTAGTAGAAGGGTGAGGGTCTTCCCAACTTGGGAGGTTTGTCTAGAGGTGGAGGAGTCTATTTGCCATATCCTCTTTTGTTGCCCGCGAGCGGCCCAAATCTGGCACTACGCGGGGATTGTTCCGGGCTTTGGGCACGACACGACCCCGTCGGAGCACTTCCTAGCTTGTTTGAGGGCATCTTCGAGGAGGCCTGGCATGGTAGAGTGGGGGGTCAGATGTGCCTATCTGGCCTATCATACATGGCTGGAAGGAACGCCCGGATCTTCGAGGATAGATGGGTCCACCCGAGGGCTGTGGCGGATAGAGCTCTGTTTACGCGTTCGAGATCACCAATGCTGCATCTTCTTGTTCGCCTGAGATGGCTAGGGACATCTAAGTCTCCCATTCAGCTGAGTCAGCGACCAGGTTTGTCTTTGTtttctgggagcccccacctcctAGCTTTGTTAAGGTGAATTTCGACAGCAGTGTTGCCAAGAGAGAAGAATATAGGGGTGTGGGCTTTGTTATCAGAGACCATCACTTCAGACTTGTGGCACCGGTGGACGGTGGATCTATGACATCTCTGTCATTAGAGCTAAGCTAAAAGCGACGTGAATGGGCATCTCCTATGCGAGGCATACCTCGGGAGCGGATTGCATCCACCTCGAAATGGATTCGGCTTCGGTGATCGAGTGGGTTCGAGGTCGGCATTCTGCGTCGAGCGGGCAACTTTTGCTCCACGACATCCGGAGGCTCGCAGGGAGCTATGGGTCCTTCCGGGCTATCCATATTTATCGGGAGGCAAACAGTGCAGCTGACTGGGTGGCCTCCTATGCGGCGCATCACTCTGGTAGGTTCCTCTGAATGAACCAAGCAGATGTTCCTTTTCGTCAGCTTCTTTTTTCTAACTTTGTTGGCTGCTCTCACGTGAGTGTCATATGAGGCGCCGGTGTGCCCAAAAAAAAACTCCATTACATTTGAACAGCTACTGTAGGAATTCTAGTTGTATATTTTCCTTATAGCTGTCTGAAGATCTGTATGCAATTAATCGAAATTATGACTGCATTATGCATAGCTTGACCAGAATGCTTGATACTCCATAGGACCACAACACTTAAAGTTTGATCCTTTATAAAACTCCATACTAAATGCATTTTTTCTTAATGTTTTGAAAAACAACTTTTTGTTTCGGTTAATAATGCTCGCAAGTTGATGTGATTAGAACCGGACCTGACCAATTTTATCGTCTTTTTTAACAGTTACAAATGTGGTGGTGCTACTGGGAGAGATCATACATGGAGTAGTATCGGTGGCCACAGTTGTAACCGTTTTAAAGAAGAAGAACGAAAAAACGTAGAGACTGCAAGACGAAGACTACATAGATACATGCACTACTATAACCGATACAAGGCTCATACAGATTCTTTTAGGCAGGAAAGCAATCTCATGAAAACTATCCAGGAAAGAATTTCATTATCTGAAAATAAGGAGTCCAAAATTAAAGATTACAGCTGGGTATTGAATGGATTACATAGACTCTTCAGATCAAGGCGTGTTCTTTCATATACATATCCATTTGCCTTCTTCATGTTCGGGGATGAGCTCTTCAAGGATGAGATGACACCAGGGGAAAGACAAACGAAACAAAATCTATTTGAAGACCAACAACAACAGCTAGAATCCAATGTAGAGAAGCTGTCTCTGTTTCTTGAGAAGGAATTTCAACACTTGACTGTTGAAGAGATTATTGAGACACGTATGCAAGTCATCAATCTATCCAGGATTGTTGATAATTCTTGCAAAGAAATGTGAGTTTGCCCTCAATAAGTTTTTTTATGAATTGGTTAATTTGCTTTAtgatactgaagtgatagttCTTGCAGGTACCAATGCATAGAGAATGATTTATTGTATCCCCTCAAACATTCAGTTCACCACATCGCTCCATACAAATCTAGGGGCCTTGAGAGGGCATCGGAACTTTCTGAATGTTGGGATTCTGATGAAAGTTTGAGGAACATGAAAACCAGCAATTGTGGCAGCTGTATGCAACAGAATTCAACTATTAATGGAACCGGTAAAAGGTTTTCACATGATAGTTATTTTAACCAACAAATCAGTCATGACATCAATATCTGCTGTCATGtccgttttattttctttataatcTTTCTTTCCATCTGGATCAACTATTTATTTCAGTAAGCTGATGTTCTCTAAAGACatgttggaaaaaaaattataaagtttGAGGCTTTTTCACTGACAAAAATATTATTGACCTGGAATATAGGTGCAACGGGACTGGGCAGGCATTTTGTCTTCCAGTTGCATGGATCTTCGAGTGCAGTGGAGGGTGTATTCTCTTCAAGAAAACGTGCCAGGAAAGATGATCCTGGAGGTGTTGCTCTCTTTGATCTCAACATGCCTGCAATATGATTGAGAGGAGTTGAATCCAGCTTCCATTTCATTATTTGCATGTGCACAGCTCTTACTGAAGTAGCTATACTTCATACAATTTCCAATTATCCTTTTTGCCTCTCCTGATACTGATTAGCTTCCAAATGGTGTATTTATGCTCTCTCTACCAttgtctttttgtttttttcataCATAGCTTCATCTCAGCCCTTGTACAGTTGACTCATCCCTGCAAAGTTTATGAGGTCTCTTTTGAACTATGGGAACTTTAAAATGATCCCATGCGTACTGGAGCAGCATCTTTGAACCAGTGTACTGTGGTTGTGTGATCAATATGGAGCTAATGATATGATAATTACGAAATCAGATTATGAAATGCTTTGCCTCCACTTTGCTTCTTTGCATTGTCATTGTACATGGAAAGCATTG
It includes:
- the LOC103720788 gene encoding probable E3 ubiquitin-protein ligase ARI1 isoform X2, with product MDVLAIKEQHARTLLIYYQWNVERVYELLERKGREQLCCDAGVPITVNKGLDLLKSSSPITCSICFEDVAPSKATAMDCGHCYCNDCWTQHFIVQINDGKSRCIRCMAPKCNAICDEAVVRSLVSERHPDIADRFDRFLLESYIEDNNMVKWCPSIPHCGNAIRVEGDIYCELECTCGLQFCFNCLLEPHSPCSCLIWDLWVKKCHSESENVNWIMAHTKHCPKCHKPVEKNGGCNLVRCVCGQYFCYKCGGATGRDHTWSSIGGHSCNRFKEEERKNVETARRRLHRYMHYYNRYKAHTDSFRQESNLMKTIQERISLSENKESKIKDYSWVLNGLHRLFRSRRVLSYTYPFAFFMFGDELFKDEMTPGERQTKQNLFEDQQQQLESNVEKLSLFLEKEFQHLTVEEIIETRMQVINLSRIVDNSCKEMYQCIENDLLYPLKHSVHHIAPYKSRGLERASELSECWDSDESLRNMKTSNCGSCMQQNSTINGTGATGLGRHFVFQLHGSSSAVEGVFSSRKRARKDDPGGVALFDLNMPAI